The genomic stretch TTTCATCAGGTACTGGATATTGGTTAAGTTTCATCCAATTATGAGCACCTAATTCCAACCCAATACTCAAAATAAAATGCAAGCAGTCAACGTATTCTTCGAGCAAAGGATTATAGAAGTGATAGCCGCAACCATCGCAGTTTTCACAAAAAATCCAATCCTTTAATCGCTTGTGCGTATCAAAATAACCTTTACCATTGCATTCTTCACAAGGATCTTTAGGATTTGGTACATACACTCTCGGCTCCTGGTCCTTACTCCACTTCTTAAACCCTCGCCATTCATTAGCACATTCACCTAGCTCAACTTGAAGCGCTAACAGCTTCCAATCAAGATTGTTCTGCCCTCGTAATTCTGGATG from Lysinibacillus sp. FSL W8-0992 encodes the following:
- a CDS encoding dUTP diphosphatase codes for the protein MNLTKLFATQAALDEHIMQEHPELRGQNNLDWKLLALQVELGECANEWRGFKKWSKDQEPRVYVPNPKDPCEECNGKGYFDTHKRLKDWIFCENCDGCGYHFYNPLLEEYVDCLHFILSIGLELGAHNWMKLNQYPVPDENGSITLQFLDVHSKTLKVGEEIIRMELEPKEIRNMFTKAFESFLQLGTILSFTQEQVEEAYYAKNKVNHERQLTGY